The Actinomycetota bacterium genomic sequence TGCTTGCCTCACTTTCATGAAAGATAGATAAAGCGGGTAACCAGGTTTTGTCTTTTTGAATTTTTACTGATGCTGTTACGCTTTTCATTGGTTTTTAAGGCTTCATATAATTTTGCTTATACGCTTAAACCACTTAATAAGGATTATGGCATATTATAATCAGATTACAATACCAAATAGATTTAGCATCAATTTGCCAAGCTGAAATAGCTTAAACCGGTTATGGGTAATATTTACATGAAACCACAGCTAAAATTATGGAAAATAGTTATTCTATATAGACAAAGCATGCAAGTTGGAATTACAATACTATTAAATCTTTTATCGGCTGTACTTCACTATTGACATAGGGTTTGCTAATCATTGGATATATTAAGCATATTTGAGTATCGGGGGGAATGGCTTATTATGAAAGAAAACCTCATTGCACCCTGCGGTATGAACTGCAGCTTGTGCATTGCTTATATTTTTATGCAAAAGGACCTAAACCAACATGGATTTCATCGGCAATATTGTCCCGGCTGCATTCCCCGTAAAAAGAACTGTACCTATATGGGACATAAATGTGAATCACTAAAAAAAGGAAGTATCAGGTTTTGCTTTGAATGTGAAGATTTTCCCTGCAAGAGCTTAAAAGCATTAGATAAGCGCTACCGTACCAAATACCACATGAGCATGATCGAAAATCTTCAATCAATTAATGAACACGGCCTGCAAAGTTTTTTAAAAAAGGAAGCAAAAAAATGGCAGTGCCCGGAGTGCGGGGGAGTAATATGCTGCCATAACGGATTGTGTTTAAATTGTGACCTGGATAAATTGCTTCAGAATAAGAAGTACCGATGGAATGAGGGTTAGACTCTTGGAATCACTAAACACTTATATAAAGGAATATAGGATACAGCTAAAAAAGGGAACATCCAGAAAGCTTATAAGGGCATTATGGCATTCATGTCAGGACTAAAAAACTACATGGAAAAGAAGTACTCGGAATATGCTTCAAGCGCACTTTATTATGGATATATGGATATGACCTATTTTGCATTTACCCCTTTAGAATTAAAGAAGAAAAATCTAAAAATTGCTGTCGTTTATTTACATGAACAGAACAGGTTTGAAGTCTGGCTGGGAGGCAGCAACAGAAAGGTTCAGGCTGAGTATATTGAGAAACTGAGACATATAGATACCGGAGACTATAAACTATCACGAATTAACCCGGGTGTTGATTCGATTATTGAATTGCAGATTATTGAACAGCCTAATTTCGACCGGGTAGAAGATTTGATGCAAAAAATTGAAAGTAAGACAATTGAATTTGCAAAAAATATCCTTTCAATTTTAAACGAATGATGGGTGAGCTATTCCATGGAAATAAGACAGTATATGAAAAACAAAATGAAGACAAGTTGCTGAAACTGATTAAGAATGAAGGTTTGAATTGGAAACGACATCAATATTAACCGCTCAACTGTATGGCTAAAATCCATGCTGAGAACAAAACACTGCCTTTGTGGGAAAGGCTAAAAAGTGTGTGTTTTTGAGGCTTTAAGAGAGTTTGTAAAACTAAATTTTGACATCAATTCTGGTATCTGTATTTAGCCTAAATATCAAATGTTGAGACAGTGATATTGATAACGAAGAAAGGCTGATATGGGCTTTTTGCTTGGATTGTGGCAGCTCGGTTTGTACTAAAATCCCCATTGCAGAAAATGTCGATAAAGGATTGTGGTAAGAGATAAATTTGAATTCGAGGTGGTGTAAATAATGATTGCAAAGGTAAATCTTAAAGAACAAGCACATAGTTCAAATAATCTATTTGAATATAAGGGGGTCGGTTCATTTAATAATCATATGATGAATGTCTTGCAAGTAGAGAATAGAACTTGGGAGTTTAATTTAAATCTGATAAATGCAAAGATATGATTATCCCTATGATAAATATACCTTGCTTTGAGCGTGAGGCCTAAAAAATTACTTCATTATCAAGACCAAAATTACCGGCTATTAAACCAGCAAAGTATTTACCCTGCTGGCCTGACAGACCAATATTAGAGATACCAGGGCTATTTCCTAATAGAGCCTAATATTATTATAGGGGATACCGATAACCTGGACCGGTCGGTAAGTATGACTTGCCTACATATTGTCTATACTGGCAGGAGCAGAATCCCTGATTACCAGATCGGGTTCCAGCAGCAATTTTTTCTCAATATCTGTTTCCTGCTTTATGGTTTTCAGCAGGGTTTTAACCCCCTGAATACTCATGGTCCTAATGGGTTGATTGATGGTGGTCAAGCTAGGGCTTAATACACTGGAGAAAGTAATATTATCATAACCTATAACTGCTATATCCTGGGGTATCCTAATTCCCATTTCATTCAACCTTTTAATGATTCCAAAGGCTATTTGGTCATTGGAAGCAAAAATACCTTTTGGTTTGGCTTTGGATAATATCTGTTTGGTGGCCCTATAGCCCAATTCAATTTTTTCATAAGCATTTTTCTCATCAGCTATATAAACCATATCTGGATTGACATTAAGCCCGAACCCCATCATGGCGGTGAGAAACCCCTGATACCTTTCCCTTAGGGAATAGCAGTATAGCGGTTCACTGCAATAGGCAATATCTTTAATACCCAGGGAAACAAAATGCTTTATGGCTAAAAAGCTCCCCTTTATATTATTTACCAGTATGCTGGGAGCACCCCGGTCGACCTCAGTTACCTCATCGTCTATAGCTACAAATTGGATATTGTAATTTTGAAGTTTCTTATAGCAGTCCCGGTTGGTAAGGCCGTAGCACACTATTACCCCTGCTACTTTCTGCTGTATAAGGGAAATTGTATACCAATCCTCGATGTTGGGATCATGCATGGTATAGCCGATAAAAATAAAGTAGCCCCGTTCCCTGGTTAATTTTTCAGCATATTTAATAATCTCATTGTAATAATTATTCATAACGTCAGGAACCAATATGCCTATTATATTGGTTTTCCTTTTCTTGAGATTACGGGCTACCATATTAGGAATGTATCCCAAGTCATCCGCGGCTTCCAGGACTTTCTTCCTAACTGCTTCAGAAATACCCTCGGTATTGTTTATGACATAGGAAACGGTAGCCTGCGATACTCCCGCAATACGAGCTATTTCTTTCATGGTAGGAGCACTACCGTTGCCGCTTTTAATAGTCAATGCTTTATACCTTCTTTAATGGATTGGCATCTGCCTGTCTAAATCCAAACATATGCTTGTTTTCTAAGACTGCAAAACATCCTAATAAGTTTCAGCAGCCATGCCCAACAACGCAATAGCAGAATAATAAGCTATTGTAAAGCTTAATGTCTTAAATGGCAAAATAAGATAAGACCTGGCAGAAACTTTATAATTTATGTAACAGCCAGTTTTTATACCCTTATTTTTTCAAAGCATCATCAAATGCGCCAGAAGCAGGATTTATATCTATATCTTTGACAAACTGGTAAGCTTCTGAAGCTCCCCTTATCCTGTCCATGCCTGAGTCTTCCCATTCCACAGACAGAGGGCCGTCATAACCTATGTCATTTAATTCCCTGATGATAGATCCAAAGTCCACATCCCCCCTGCCGGGTGAACGGAAGTTCCAGCCCCTGGTAGGCTTGCCAAACTCAATGTGGGAACCCAGTATGCCGGTAAGACCATCCAGGGTTACCGAAGCATCCTTGATATGGACATGGTATACCCTGTCCGGAAGTTCCCTGATCATGAGGTGGGGAGTGATACCCTGCCACAATAGATGGCTGGGGTCAAAGTTCATCCCTAATGTTTTTCTGTAATCAAAGGCTTCCAGAAGCTTAACAAAGCTGTAGTAATCATAGGCTATCTCAGTAGGATGGACTTCCAGGGCAAATACTATTCCTTTTTGGTCCATCTTATCAAATAAGGGTGTCCATCTTTCTACTATGGTCCTATAGCCTTCATCTACCATCTCCTGGCTGGTCTGAGGAAAGGAATACCAGTAATTCCAGATGGGGGAACCTGTAAATCCAGATATGATTTTAATGCCAAGATTTTCTGCTGCCTGTATTACGTAACCAACTTCTTCTATGGCCCATTTTCTCATAGCTTCTGGATTATCAGCTACAGAAGCGGGGGCAAAACCGTTATGC encodes the following:
- a CDS encoding sugar phosphate isomerase/epimerase: MCKTAAEMGYEGLELATWGNHVDPRKAAEDQDYVNMIKDTLKKYNLGAWAISAHLCGQLVGDVFDKRHNGFAPASVADNPEAMRKWAIEEVGYVIQAAENLGIKIISGFTGSPIWNYWYSFPQTSQEMVDEGYRTIVERWTPLFDKMDQKGIVFALEVHPTEIAYDYYSFVKLLEAFDYRKTLGMNFDPSHLLWQGITPHLMIRELPDRVYHVHIKDASVTLDGLTGILGSHIEFGKPTRGWNFRSPGRGDVDFGSIIRELNDIGYDGPLSVEWEDSGMDRIRGASEAYQFVKDIDINPASGAFDDALKK
- a CDS encoding LacI family DNA-binding transcriptional regulator; translated protein: MTIKSGNGSAPTMKEIARIAGVSQATVSYVINNTEGISEAVRKKVLEAADDLGYIPNMVARNLKKRKTNIIGILVPDVMNNYYNEIIKYAEKLTRERGYFIFIGYTMHDPNIEDWYTISLIQQKVAGVIVCYGLTNRDCYKKLQNYNIQFVAIDDEVTEVDRGAPSILVNNIKGSFLAIKHFVSLGIKDIAYCSEPLYCYSLRERYQGFLTAMMGFGLNVNPDMVYIADEKNAYEKIELGYRATKQILSKAKPKGIFASNDQIAFGIIKRLNEMGIRIPQDIAVIGYDNITFSSVLSPSLTTINQPIRTMSIQGVKTLLKTIKQETDIEKKLLLEPDLVIRDSAPASIDNM
- a CDS encoding DUF3795 domain-containing protein: MKENLIAPCGMNCSLCIAYIFMQKDLNQHGFHRQYCPGCIPRKKNCTYMGHKCESLKKGSIRFCFECEDFPCKSLKALDKRYRTKYHMSMIENLQSINEHGLQSFLKKEAKKWQCPECGGVICCHNGLCLNCDLDKLLQNKKYRWNEG